One Micromonospora sp. WMMD1120 genomic region harbors:
- the pdxT gene encoding pyridoxal 5'-phosphate synthase glutaminase subunit PdxT codes for MSGPDVAGGGAPVIGVLALQGDVREHLAALTAAGADARPVRRPRELDAVHGLVIPGGESTTISKLVDIFELREPIDKRIADGMPVYGSCAGMIMLATEVLDGRPDQRGFSGIEMTVRRNAFGRQVDSFEAPVTIAGVPGGAFHAVFIRAPWVERVGAGVEVIGTVTGGPAADRVVAVRQGNLVATSFHPELTGDLRVHAYFVDLVRNR; via the coding sequence GTGAGCGGGCCCGACGTGGCGGGCGGCGGCGCGCCGGTGATCGGTGTGCTCGCGCTCCAGGGGGACGTCCGCGAGCACCTGGCCGCGCTGACCGCGGCGGGCGCGGACGCCCGCCCGGTCCGCCGTCCGCGGGAGTTGGACGCGGTGCACGGTCTCGTCATCCCGGGTGGCGAGTCCACCACCATCAGCAAGCTCGTCGACATCTTCGAGCTGCGCGAGCCGATCGACAAGCGGATCGCCGACGGCATGCCGGTGTACGGGTCGTGCGCCGGCATGATCATGCTGGCGACCGAGGTGCTCGACGGGCGTCCCGACCAGCGGGGCTTCTCCGGCATCGAGATGACCGTCCGGCGCAACGCGTTCGGCCGGCAGGTCGACTCGTTCGAGGCGCCGGTGACCATCGCCGGGGTGCCGGGCGGGGCGTTCCACGCGGTGTTCATCCGCGCGCCGTGGGTCGAGCGGGTCGGCGCCGGCGTCGAGGTGATCGGCACTGTCACCGGTGGTCCGGCCGCCGACCGGGTCGTGGCGGTCCGGCAGGGCAATCTGGTGGCCACCTCGTTCCACCCGGAGTTGACCGGTGACCTGCGCGTGCACGCGTACTTCGTGGACCTGGTCCGGAACCGGTAA
- a CDS encoding YebC/PmpR family DNA-binding transcriptional regulator — protein MSGHSKWATTKHKKAVIDAKRGKMFAKLIKNVEVAARTGGGDPSGNPTLFDAIQKAKKSSVPNDNIDRAVKRGSGLEAGGADWQTIMYEGYGPNGVAMLIECLTDNRNRAATEVRTALTRNGGSLADAGSVSYMFSRKGVVIVPKEGTTEDDVMMAVLDAGAEEVNDIGEAYEVVSEPTDLIGVRTALQDAGIEYESAESSLIPSVNVPLDEEGARKIFKLIDVLEDCDDVQNVYANFDVSDDVMAAVDA, from the coding sequence ATGTCCGGCCACTCAAAGTGGGCGACGACCAAGCACAAGAAGGCCGTCATCGACGCCAAGCGCGGCAAGATGTTCGCCAAGCTGATCAAGAACGTCGAGGTGGCCGCACGCACCGGTGGCGGCGACCCCTCCGGCAACCCGACGCTGTTCGACGCCATCCAGAAGGCGAAGAAGAGCTCGGTGCCGAACGACAACATCGACCGCGCCGTCAAGCGCGGCTCCGGCCTGGAGGCCGGCGGTGCCGACTGGCAGACGATCATGTATGAGGGGTACGGCCCGAACGGCGTGGCCATGCTCATCGAGTGCCTCACCGACAACCGCAACCGGGCGGCGACCGAGGTGCGCACGGCGCTGACCCGCAACGGCGGCTCGCTCGCCGACGCCGGGTCGGTGTCCTACATGTTCTCCCGCAAGGGCGTGGTGATCGTCCCCAAGGAGGGCACCACCGAGGACGACGTGATGATGGCCGTCCTGGACGCGGGCGCCGAAGAGGTCAACGACATCGGTGAGGCGTACGAGGTGGTCTCCGAGCCGACCGACCTGATCGGGGTGCGCACGGCGTTGCAGGACGCCGGCATCGAGTACGAGTCGGCGGAGTCGTCCCTGATCCCCAGCGTCAACGTGCCGCTTGACGAAGAGGGCGCGCGGAAGATCTTCAAGCTGATCGACGTCCTGGAGGACTGCGACGACGTGCAGAACGTCTACGCCAACTTCGACGTCAGCGACGACGTGATGGCGGCGGTCGACGCCTGA
- a CDS encoding GntR family transcriptional regulator, with amino-acid sequence MAEELRHRIAAGAIAAGSLLPSESALMAEFSVARGTVREALALLRTEGLVMTEVGRGTYVRPIVPVRRLASERYRKELEQVRSGELGTSFTADQQVEWSAYSLDKDFREVPASDAVAELFGVEPGTMILERHFLFRAHGVPQQMSVSRLLLEMVAGTPVADPDNEPWPGGNTSQLYSLGHTITSIRERPRWRMPTADETEALRIPGGVPVVVITRQTYVGDWVAEVAHIVMRADRVELDYLLDLT; translated from the coding sequence GTGGCCGAGGAGCTACGCCACCGCATCGCGGCCGGCGCGATTGCGGCTGGCTCGCTGCTGCCGAGTGAATCAGCGTTGATGGCTGAGTTCTCAGTCGCACGCGGAACCGTGCGTGAAGCTCTGGCGCTGCTGCGCACTGAAGGCTTGGTCATGACGGAGGTGGGACGAGGCACCTACGTACGCCCGATCGTGCCGGTACGTCGGTTGGCCTCGGAGCGCTACCGCAAGGAGCTTGAGCAGGTCCGCTCCGGCGAGCTGGGAACGTCCTTCACTGCGGATCAGCAGGTCGAGTGGTCCGCTTACAGCCTCGACAAGGACTTCCGCGAGGTCCCGGCCTCGGATGCGGTAGCCGAACTGTTCGGTGTCGAGCCAGGGACGATGATCCTGGAACGGCACTTTCTCTTCCGCGCGCATGGCGTACCGCAGCAGATGTCCGTCTCGCGTCTGCTGCTGGAGATGGTCGCCGGCACGCCGGTAGCGGACCCTGACAACGAGCCCTGGCCCGGTGGCAACACGTCGCAGCTCTACAGCCTCGGGCACACCATCACCAGCATTCGTGAACGTCCACGGTGGAGGATGCCGACGGCTGACGAGACCGAGGCGTTGCGCATCCCGGGCGGAGTGCCGGTAGTCGTCATCACGAGGCAGACGTACGTCGGCGACTGGGTGGCTGAGGTGGCGCACATCGTGATGCGGGCGGACCGGGTTGAGCTGGACTATCTGCTCGACCTCACCTGA
- a CDS encoding DUF402 domain-containing protein, translating into MVVDRFAPGDVVVRREVLRGEVWFGCPTICVWDTPDLLALYLPQGAEFGFPPTGVFPCGRHPWQTAGHRAWSGHGKLMLHRPGEAHSIDVFWAGPEREFAGWYLNLQDPLRRTPIGVDTLDHELDLWWGADAERYVWKDVELFAQRLVEGRYPGMEDAIRAEGDRVAALLDRGERWWDPGWARWRPDPAWTAPRLPAGWDRVPPAR; encoded by the coding sequence GTGGTGGTGGATCGGTTCGCGCCGGGGGACGTGGTCGTCCGGCGTGAGGTGTTGCGCGGCGAGGTGTGGTTCGGCTGTCCGACGATCTGCGTGTGGGACACACCCGATCTGCTCGCCCTCTACCTACCGCAGGGGGCCGAGTTCGGCTTCCCGCCCACGGGGGTGTTCCCGTGCGGGCGGCACCCGTGGCAGACCGCCGGGCATCGCGCCTGGTCCGGGCACGGCAAGCTGATGCTGCACCGTCCCGGCGAGGCGCACTCGATCGACGTGTTCTGGGCCGGCCCGGAGCGCGAGTTCGCCGGGTGGTACCTCAACCTCCAGGACCCGTTGCGGCGTACCCCGATCGGGGTGGACACCCTGGACCACGAGCTGGACCTGTGGTGGGGCGCGGACGCCGAGCGGTACGTCTGGAAGGACGTGGAGCTGTTCGCCCAGCGCCTGGTCGAGGGGCGCTACCCGGGGATGGAGGACGCCATCCGGGCCGAGGGTGACCGGGTCGCCGCGCTCCTGGACCGGGGTGAGCGCTGGTGGGACCCCGGGTGGGCGCGGTGGCGGCCCGACCCGGCGTGGACGGCGCCGAGGCTGCCCGCCGGCTGGGACCGGGTGCCCCCGGCCCGCTGA
- a CDS encoding ABC transporter permease: MNVTQATRLVAEREIRVKLRDRTFLFGTLFFLLIAAAATILPPLFSGGPSTVAVTESAAGPLRAAGLEVRIVPDDRAAEQAVRDDDVDAAVVSGPAVLAMDDAPDDVVRALSTQPAVRLLDPDAVEPVVAFLVPFVFAFVFFITSQTFGVQIAQSVIEEKQTRIVEILVAAVPVRALLGGKVVAGAILAFGQIALIAVVAVLGLQLGDTGELLGLLAPAIGWFVPFFVVGFVLLAAMWAAAGSLANRQEDIAAVSTPVQLAVMLPFFAVIFLNDNATAMRVLSYLPFSSSTAMPLRLFTGDAAGWEPIVSLVILLLATAAFLLSGARVYEGSLLRTNGRTSLRTAWRERETIG; encoded by the coding sequence GTGAACGTCACCCAGGCCACCCGGTTGGTCGCCGAACGCGAGATCCGGGTCAAGCTGCGTGACCGGACGTTCCTGTTCGGCACGCTGTTCTTCCTGCTGATCGCCGCCGCGGCAACCATCCTGCCGCCGTTGTTCTCCGGCGGGCCGTCCACCGTCGCGGTGACCGAGAGCGCGGCCGGGCCGCTGCGCGCCGCCGGGCTGGAGGTCCGGATCGTGCCCGACGACCGGGCCGCCGAACAGGCCGTCCGCGACGACGACGTGGACGCCGCCGTGGTCTCCGGCCCGGCGGTGCTGGCCATGGACGACGCCCCCGACGACGTGGTACGCGCGCTGAGCACCCAACCGGCCGTACGCCTGCTCGACCCGGACGCCGTCGAGCCGGTGGTCGCGTTCCTGGTGCCGTTCGTCTTCGCGTTCGTCTTCTTCATCACCTCGCAGACGTTCGGGGTGCAGATCGCGCAGAGCGTCATCGAGGAGAAGCAGACCCGGATCGTGGAGATCCTGGTCGCCGCCGTGCCGGTGCGGGCCCTGTTGGGCGGGAAGGTGGTGGCCGGGGCCATCCTGGCGTTCGGACAGATCGCGTTGATCGCTGTGGTGGCGGTCCTCGGGCTCCAGCTCGGCGACACCGGCGAACTGCTCGGCCTGCTCGCCCCGGCGATCGGCTGGTTCGTGCCGTTCTTCGTCGTCGGTTTCGTGCTGCTCGCCGCCATGTGGGCAGCCGCCGGCTCGCTGGCGAACCGGCAGGAGGACATTGCCGCCGTGTCGACGCCGGTGCAGCTCGCCGTCATGCTGCCGTTCTTCGCGGTGATCTTCCTCAACGACAACGCCACGGCGATGCGGGTGCTGTCCTACCTGCCGTTCTCGTCGTCCACGGCGATGCCGTTGCGGCTGTTCACCGGCGACGCCGCCGGGTGGGAGCCGATCGTCTCGCTCGTCATCCTGCTGCTGGCCACCGCCGCGTTCCTGCTCTCCGGCGCCCGGGTGTACGAGGGGTCGCTGCTGCGCACCAACGGACGGACCTCACTGCGCACAGCCTGGCGGGAGCGGGAGACGATCGGCTGA
- a CDS encoding ATP-binding cassette domain-containing protein, whose translation MTRTLRLDGVDRGFGGRQVLRNVSFEVAAGRMTGFVGANGAGKTTTMRIILGVLAPDAGEVSWGGARLTRQDRRRFGYMPEERGLYPKMTPREQVIYLGRLHGLDAAAARRATDALLERVGLGERGDDLLETLSLGNQQRAQIAAALVHDPEVLVLDEPFSGLDPLAVDTVVGVLRERAAAGTPVLFSSHQLDVVERLCDDLVIINDGVIRAAGSRQQLRESYTVPRYELVVGTDAGWVRDQPGVTVVELDGARVIFDLPAGADEQPVLQAALARGPVRAFRPVRPSLTEIFREVTQ comes from the coding sequence GTGACCAGAACGCTTCGCCTCGACGGCGTCGACCGCGGTTTCGGCGGCCGGCAGGTGCTCCGGAACGTGTCCTTCGAGGTGGCCGCCGGCCGGATGACCGGTTTCGTGGGCGCCAACGGCGCCGGTAAGACCACCACCATGCGGATCATCCTGGGTGTGCTCGCCCCCGACGCCGGCGAGGTGAGCTGGGGCGGCGCCAGGCTGACCCGCCAGGACCGTCGGCGCTTCGGTTACATGCCGGAGGAGCGCGGGCTCTATCCCAAGATGACCCCCCGGGAGCAGGTGATCTACCTGGGCCGGCTGCACGGGTTGGACGCCGCCGCGGCCCGGCGCGCCACCGACGCGCTGTTGGAGCGGGTCGGGCTCGGTGAGCGCGGCGACGACCTGCTGGAGACGCTGTCGCTGGGCAACCAGCAGCGGGCGCAGATCGCCGCCGCGCTGGTGCACGATCCCGAGGTGCTGGTGCTCGACGAGCCGTTCTCCGGGCTCGACCCGCTGGCGGTGGACACCGTCGTCGGCGTGCTGCGGGAACGGGCCGCGGCCGGCACGCCGGTGCTCTTCTCCAGCCACCAGCTCGACGTCGTGGAACGCCTCTGCGACGACCTGGTGATCATCAACGATGGCGTGATCCGGGCCGCCGGAAGCCGCCAGCAGCTACGCGAGTCGTACACGGTGCCCCGCTACGAGCTGGTGGTGGGCACCGACGCCGGTTGGGTCCGCGACCAGCCCGGGGTGACGGTGGTCGAGCTGGACGGCGCGCGGGTCATCTTCGACCTGCCGGCCGGCGCCGACGAACAGCCCGTCCTGCAGGCGGCCCTCGCGCGCGGCCCGGTCCGTGCCTTCCGCCCGGTCCGCCCCTCGCTCACCGAGATCTTCCGAGAGGTCACCCAGTGA
- a CDS encoding response regulator transcription factor, whose translation MPGRTIRVLLADDQHLVRTGFRVILEVEDDIEVVGEAADGERAVGMTRVTRPDVVLMDVEMPGMDGLEATRQIVADGPGAPAVLILTTFDRDDYLFAALRAGASGFLLKNGTPEELIEAIRVLARGDGLLAPEITRRVISTFARPGDPAGTAHLGRHADAALAELTPREREVLVLLAGGSSNAEIAASIHLGEATVKTHVSRVLAKLGLRDRVQAVVFAYENGVVRPGG comes from the coding sequence GTGCCGGGCCGGACGATCCGGGTGCTGCTCGCCGACGACCAGCACCTCGTCCGCACCGGCTTCCGGGTCATCCTGGAGGTGGAGGACGACATCGAGGTGGTCGGCGAGGCCGCCGACGGTGAACGGGCGGTCGGGATGACCCGGGTCACCCGCCCCGACGTCGTACTCATGGATGTGGAGATGCCCGGGATGGACGGCCTGGAGGCCACCCGGCAGATCGTCGCCGACGGGCCCGGGGCGCCCGCGGTGCTGATCCTCACCACCTTCGACCGCGACGACTACCTGTTCGCCGCGCTGCGGGCCGGGGCCAGCGGATTCCTGCTCAAGAACGGCACCCCGGAGGAGCTGATCGAGGCGATCCGGGTGCTGGCCCGGGGCGACGGGCTGCTCGCGCCGGAGATCACCCGCCGGGTGATCTCCACGTTCGCCCGCCCCGGTGACCCGGCGGGGACCGCCCATCTCGGCCGGCACGCCGACGCCGCGCTGGCCGAGCTGACCCCGCGGGAACGGGAGGTGCTGGTCCTGCTCGCCGGCGGGTCGAGCAACGCGGAGATCGCCGCGAGCATCCACCTGGGCGAGGCGACGGTGAAGACACACGTGAGCCGGGTGCTGGCCAAGCTCGGCCTGCGCGACCGGGTGCAGGCGGTGGTGTTCGCGTACGAGAACGGGGTGGTCCGACCCGGCGGATGA
- a CDS encoding sensor histidine kinase: MTEAAREEWRRPGPTAEQRRIDLWIGLAVTGLAVVSLTLARSAGMFLLGPPPSGLEQLFWTVAVTVPLIWRRRFPAATLLIVSVAYIAAQARSAPEHQISSGALFTTIYTVGAWSTDRRLARRLRIGVIVTMFVWLGVSYSVTLDNITPGTFDDAVGPVPPVVAAMVSGVLVNGLFFGFAYFFGETSWVAARREHELREQAAELRRSQAEARERAVLGERVRIARELHDVVAHHVSVMGVQASACRRVFDRDPGKARTALSAIEQSARTAVDELRRMLGVLRTSADAEATPAAGGGGVERIDELVERARAAGLTATLGVYGDPVPLPESVSQAAYRVTQEAVTNTLKHANATVVDVRVRYLARELEVDVSDDGRAGGRISSAGLGLIGMRERVTAHGGDLEAGPRAGGGWRARARFPLAASAEPPVGAQPGAVDRHRAPAGVERSA, translated from the coding sequence ATGACCGAGGCAGCACGAGAGGAATGGCGTCGCCCGGGTCCGACGGCGGAGCAGCGCCGGATCGATCTCTGGATCGGGCTGGCGGTGACCGGGCTGGCGGTGGTCAGCCTCACCCTGGCCCGCAGCGCCGGGATGTTCCTGCTGGGTCCGCCGCCCTCCGGGCTGGAGCAGCTGTTCTGGACCGTCGCCGTGACAGTGCCGCTGATCTGGCGGCGGCGCTTCCCGGCGGCGACCCTGCTGATCGTCTCGGTGGCGTACATCGCCGCGCAGGCCCGGTCCGCCCCCGAACACCAGATCTCCTCGGGGGCGCTGTTCACCACCATCTACACTGTGGGCGCCTGGAGCACCGACCGTCGGCTCGCCCGTCGGCTCCGGATCGGCGTGATCGTCACGATGTTCGTCTGGCTGGGCGTCTCCTACAGCGTGACGCTCGACAACATCACACCCGGCACCTTCGATGACGCGGTCGGGCCGGTGCCGCCGGTGGTCGCCGCGATGGTCAGCGGCGTGCTGGTCAACGGTCTGTTCTTCGGGTTCGCGTACTTCTTCGGCGAGACGTCGTGGGTGGCCGCGCGACGCGAACACGAGCTCCGCGAGCAGGCCGCGGAGCTGCGCCGGTCGCAGGCCGAGGCCCGGGAACGGGCGGTGCTCGGCGAACGGGTCCGGATCGCCCGGGAGCTGCACGACGTGGTCGCCCACCACGTGTCCGTGATGGGGGTGCAGGCATCCGCCTGCCGCCGGGTGTTCGACCGCGACCCCGGCAAGGCCCGCACCGCGCTCAGCGCGATCGAGCAGAGCGCCCGCACCGCCGTCGACGAGCTGCGCCGGATGCTCGGCGTGCTGCGCACCTCCGCCGACGCCGAGGCCACGCCGGCGGCCGGCGGCGGCGGCGTGGAGCGGATCGACGAGCTGGTCGAGCGGGCCCGCGCCGCCGGGCTGACGGCCACCCTCGGGGTGTACGGCGATCCGGTTCCGCTGCCCGAATCGGTCTCGCAGGCGGCCTACCGGGTGACCCAGGAGGCGGTGACCAACACCCTCAAGCACGCCAACGCCACAGTGGTGGACGTACGGGTCCGCTACCTGGCCCGGGAACTGGAGGTCGACGTGAGCGACGACGGACGTGCGGGCGGCCGGATCTCCAGCGCCGGATTGGGTCTGATCGGGATGCGGGAACGGGTCACCGCTCACGGCGGTGACCTGGAGGCCGGGCCGAGGGCGGGCGGCGGCTGGCGGGCGCGCGCCCGCTTCCCGCTGGCAGCGTCGGCGGAACCGCCGGTCGGTGCGCAGCCGGGCGCGGTCGACCGGCACCGCGCGCCCGCCGGCGTGGAGCGTTCGGCGTGA
- a CDS encoding permease prefix domain 1-containing protein, whose amino-acid sequence MNTLTDRYLAATLRSVPTQRREEIATELRASIEDMIEGRTDGGTDPATAERAVLTELGNPDLLAARYADRRLQLIGPTYYLVWLRLLKLLLSFIPALVGTIVTIVEATEGKGFGGIGPGIVAAMQVAVQIAFWLTVTFAVIERTQTTVDLPEWTVDQLPDAPVRRGIPLADTIASVIMLVLTIAYALVQHYHSWVEGDDGANIPVLDPALWSFWLPALIAVLVASVVFEIVKYRTGRWTWRLFGVKALLNLAFAVPLAWLAAADRLLNPALGERLSWLAEAENRESLGLAIALGTAAIVVWDLIDTARKTRQQTAA is encoded by the coding sequence ATGAACACCCTGACCGACCGCTATCTCGCCGCGACCCTGCGCTCGGTGCCGACCCAGCGGCGCGAGGAGATCGCCACCGAGCTGCGCGCCTCGATCGAGGACATGATCGAGGGCCGCACCGACGGCGGCACGGACCCGGCCACCGCCGAGCGGGCGGTGCTCACCGAGCTGGGCAACCCCGACCTGCTCGCCGCCCGGTACGCCGACCGCCGGCTCCAGCTCATCGGCCCGACCTACTACCTGGTGTGGCTGCGCCTGCTGAAGCTGCTGCTCAGCTTCATCCCGGCGCTCGTCGGCACGATCGTCACCATCGTCGAGGCGACCGAGGGCAAGGGCTTCGGCGGCATCGGGCCCGGCATCGTCGCCGCCATGCAGGTGGCCGTGCAGATCGCCTTCTGGCTGACAGTGACCTTCGCCGTCATCGAGCGCACCCAGACGACCGTGGACCTGCCCGAGTGGACCGTCGACCAACTGCCCGACGCCCCGGTCCGCCGGGGCATCCCGCTCGCCGACACCATCGCGTCGGTGATCATGCTGGTGCTGACCATCGCGTACGCGCTGGTGCAGCACTACCACTCCTGGGTCGAGGGCGACGACGGCGCGAACATCCCGGTGCTCGACCCGGCCCTGTGGTCGTTCTGGCTGCCGGCGCTGATCGCGGTGCTGGTCGCCAGCGTCGTCTTCGAGATCGTCAAGTACCGGACCGGCCGCTGGACCTGGCGCCTGTTCGGCGTCAAGGCCCTGCTCAACCTGGCGTTCGCGGTGCCGCTGGCCTGGCTGGCGGCCGCCGACCGACTGCTCAACCCGGCCCTCGGCGAGCGTCTGAGCTGGTTGGCGGAGGCAGAGAACCGGGAGTCGCTCGGGCTGGCCATCGCGCTCGGCACTGCCGCGATCGTGGTGTGGGACCTGATCGACACCGCCCGGAAGACCCGCCAGCAGACGGCGGCGTGA
- a CDS encoding PadR family transcriptional regulator: MVSEDVLKTHLQELRRGTVVVASLVALRRPDYGYALLQRLTDHGFPVDANTLYPLLRRLEDQGLLTSEWNTEESRPRKFYRTSDEGESMLGRLLDDLAAVQTSITGLIQGVDR, encoded by the coding sequence ATGGTTAGCGAGGACGTTCTGAAGACGCACCTACAGGAGCTGCGTCGAGGCACCGTCGTGGTGGCCAGCCTGGTCGCGCTGCGGCGACCGGACTACGGCTACGCACTGCTGCAACGGCTCACCGACCACGGCTTTCCGGTCGACGCCAACACGCTCTACCCGCTGCTGCGCCGCCTGGAGGACCAGGGCCTGCTGACCAGCGAGTGGAACACCGAGGAGAGCCGACCGCGCAAGTTCTACCGGACCAGCGACGAGGGCGAGTCGATGCTGGGCCGGCTGCTGGACGACCTCGCCGCCGTGCAGACCTCGATCACCGGGCTGATCCAAGGAGTGGACCGATGA